The following are encoded in a window of Spea bombifrons isolate aSpeBom1 chromosome 2, aSpeBom1.2.pri, whole genome shotgun sequence genomic DNA:
- the GPR180 gene encoding integral membrane protein GPR180, which translates to MLWLLLLTVLALLHNARAKTVHGSFDSALAWHNRGQHIVTFLFHGDQAVLCVRITNVAAAVGKEAAIYLYQDEEWVKMQRTMEEYSCPERLSLAYVSIPLNQTEYNYTLPQIVSPKAWYAIYADRYTCLMSYEDPNTDDITFEVTLLNPDAAGNPFDHFGADESGLHEFFFLLVLVYFVVACIYIQALWQTVKKGGPMHTVLKVLSNALLLQAVSAFANYLHFSRYAKDGKGIPLIGSLAELCDIASEVQMLYLLLSLCMGWTLSRMKKSQGRPLQWDSTPTSTGFAVVAVSAQIILLIWEQFEDTDHHSYHAHRSLAGTLLIALKMCLALSLACGLYRIITMERNTMKRQFYITFAKGCFLWFLCHPFFVAISYMFNEYQREKMITVGVILSQSLSMVILYRLFLSHSLYWEVSSLSSVTLPLTVSSGHKSRYYS; encoded by the exons ATGCTGTGGCTGCTGCTGCTCACCGTGCTAGCCCTTCTGCATAACGCCCGGGCTAAAACCGTACATGGCAGCTTTGACAGCGCCCTTGCGTGGCATAACCGTGGGCAGCACATTGTCACCTTTTTGTTCCACG gTGATCAAGCTGTGCTTTGTGTCAGGATCACCAATGTTGCAGCCGCAGTTGGCAAAGAAGCCGCTATCTACTTGTATCAAGATGAGGAATGGGTGAAAATGCAGAGGACTATGGAGGAATACAGCTGTCCCGAGAGGCTTTCGCTAGCGTACGTTTCAA TACCCTTGAATCAAACAGAATATAACTACACCCTACCACAGATTGTGTCCCCGAAAGCATGGTATGCCATTTATGCAGACAGATATACATGCTTGATGAGCTATGAAGACCCTAACACAGATGACATAACATTTGAAGTCACGCTACTGAATCCTGATGCAGCAGGGAATCCATTTGATCATTTTGGGGCAGATGAATCAG GACTACATGAGTTCTTTTTCCTCTTGGTGCTGGTATACTTCGTGGTCGCTTGTATTTATATCCAAGCTCTCTGGCAGACTGTTAAGAAAGGTGGCCCGATGCATACGGTGCTCAAAGTTTTGTCAAATGCACTACTTTTGCAGGCCGTGTCTGCCTTTGCAAATTATCTGCACTTCTCAAG GTATGCTAAAGATGGTAAAGGAATACCTCTTATTGGCAGTTTGGCCGAAT TGTGTGACATAGCCTCGGAGGTGCAGATGTTATACTTGCTGCTAAGCCTATGCATGGGTTGGACTCTCAGCAGAATGAAGAAATCTCAGGGAAGGCCACTTCAGTGGGATTCTACTCCCACATCCACTGGCTTTGCTGTGGTGGCTGTCTCGGCACAG attatTTTGCTAATTTGGGAACAGTTTGAAGACACAGATCACCACAGTTACCATGCTCATCGGAGCTTGGCAGGGACACTCCTTATTGCATTGAAAATGTGCCTCGCTCTGTCACTGGCTTGTGGCTTGTACCGCATCATAACCATGGAGAGGAACACAATGAAGAGACAGTTCTATATCACATTTGCAAAA GGCTGCTTCTTGTGGTTTTTGTGCCACCCGTTTTTTGTGGCCATTTCCTACATGTTTAATGAGTATCAAAGAGAAAAG ATGATAACGGTTGGCGTCATCCTTTCCCAGTCACTTTCTATGGTTATCCTCTACAGACTTTTTCTGTCCCATAGCCTTTACTGGGAAGTGTCCTCTCTTTCATCAGTAACACTTCCCTTAACAGTATCATCAGGACACAAAAGTCGATATTACTCTTGA